From the genome of Haloarcula limicola, one region includes:
- a CDS encoding sodium:proton antiporter, with protein MSLALATVVGGLFALGTFLLLRRDLVRVVWGVAVLSQAANVYLISMGGVAEGSFTQVPILATHGGEVPETADPVVQALVLTAIVISLGTTALALVLSYRAYEENETVDVQRWR; from the coding sequence ATGAGCCTCGCGCTCGCTACCGTCGTCGGCGGCCTGTTCGCGCTGGGGACCTTCCTCCTGCTCCGCCGGGACCTCGTGCGGGTCGTCTGGGGCGTCGCCGTCCTCTCGCAGGCGGCGAACGTCTACCTCATCTCGATGGGCGGCGTCGCCGAGGGGAGCTTCACGCAGGTGCCGATACTCGCGACTCACGGCGGGGAAGTCCCCGAAACCGCTGACCCGGTTGTCCAGGCGCTGGTGTTGACCGCCATCGTCATCAGCCTCGGCACGACCGCGCTGGCGCTGGTCCTGTCGTATCGCGCCTACGAGGAGAACGAGACCGTCGACGTCCAGAGGTGGCGGTAG
- a CDS encoding cyclic nucleotide-binding/CBS domain-containing protein: MSSSDRVTVEEVMSSPLEMISADATVEEAVQQMRGKEVNALVVRTTPRAIISSTDVLAAVADGRNVSELQVSDIMTTDVETASPDNYMEEVAAMMTTYGVKHLPVVDDDYVGMISSTDVAAYLSK; this comes from the coding sequence ATGAGCTCCAGCGATAGAGTTACTGTCGAAGAAGTCATGTCAAGCCCCCTCGAGATGATCTCGGCGGATGCAACGGTCGAGGAAGCCGTACAACAGATGAGAGGGAAGGAAGTCAACGCTCTGGTTGTCAGAACTACACCGCGGGCCATCATCAGCAGTACCGACGTACTCGCCGCCGTGGCTGACGGGCGAAACGTCTCGGAGTTACAGGTATCGGATATAATGACGACCGACGTCGAAACCGCCTCTCCGGACAATTATATGGAGGAGGTCGCCGCGATGATGACCACGTACGGTGTCAAACACCTCCCCGTCGTTGACGACGATTACGTCGGGATGATCTCCTCGACCGACGTGGCCGCCTACCTTTCGAAATGA
- a CDS encoding SLC13 family permease, translated as MAFVFALILVALALFATEALPVDVTAIGVMVALMLVEPTTESLVQAGVLAEPIYILHQPGDGVSPLTQGLSGFASTATITVLAMFILSDGVQRTGIVQILGSKLASLTGDDETRQLGATVGLVGPISGFINNTAAVAILLPMVTDIAHSGKISPSKLLLPLSYASMFGGMLTLIGTSTNILASQLSADLLGQPFSMFEFTQLGIVVTLVGTIYLLTIGRWLVPGRIPAREDLTDEFEMGEYLTEVVVREDSPIVGQTVREALAETDFDVDVIQLIRGKRTFLEPLDPKTIQAGDVFALRTDRDTLVDLLDAEGLDLLPEVDVDDAELERASEQQNLVEIVVSPGSSLVGETLTSANFRQRYDATVLALRRGRELFRQRMDRVGLKVGDTLLVQATADSIDRLNVNNDFIVAQEVERPDYRRSKIPVAVGIVAAVVAVAALTPIHIVVSALAGAVAMILTGCLRPPELYDAVQWDVIFLLAGVIPLGIALQETGGADLLAEAFVLAAPGLPAIVVLGLMYVVTALLTNVISNNASVVLMIPVAVEAARQLEANAFAFVLAVTFAASTAFMTPVGYQTNLLVYGPGGYRFTDYVKVGAPLQAVFAVVTTLGIAFFWGLAPA; from the coding sequence ATGGCGTTCGTGTTCGCGCTGATACTCGTCGCGCTCGCCCTCTTCGCCACCGAGGCGCTGCCCGTTGACGTGACCGCGATCGGCGTGATGGTCGCGCTGATGCTCGTCGAACCGACCACCGAGTCGCTCGTCCAGGCCGGCGTGTTGGCCGAGCCGATCTACATCCTCCACCAGCCCGGCGACGGCGTCTCGCCGCTGACACAGGGGCTCTCGGGCTTCGCCTCGACGGCGACCATCACCGTGCTGGCGATGTTCATCCTCTCCGACGGCGTCCAGCGGACCGGCATCGTCCAGATTCTCGGCTCGAAACTCGCCTCGCTGACCGGCGACGACGAGACGCGACAACTCGGGGCGACCGTCGGTCTGGTCGGCCCCATCTCGGGGTTCATCAACAACACCGCCGCCGTCGCCATCCTCCTGCCGATGGTGACCGACATCGCCCACAGCGGGAAGATATCGCCGTCGAAACTGCTCTTGCCGCTCTCCTACGCCTCGATGTTCGGCGGGATGCTCACACTCATCGGCACCTCGACGAACATCCTCGCCTCGCAGCTGTCGGCGGACTTACTCGGTCAGCCGTTCTCGATGTTCGAGTTCACCCAGTTGGGAATCGTCGTCACCCTCGTGGGCACAATCTATCTGCTGACGATCGGCCGATGGCTCGTCCCCGGACGCATCCCGGCCCGCGAGGACCTCACCGACGAGTTCGAGATGGGCGAGTACCTCACCGAGGTCGTCGTCCGCGAGGACTCCCCCATCGTCGGCCAGACGGTTCGCGAGGCGCTGGCCGAGACCGACTTCGACGTGGACGTCATCCAGCTCATCCGCGGCAAGCGGACCTTCCTCGAACCGCTCGATCCCAAGACCATCCAGGCGGGCGACGTCTTCGCGCTCCGGACCGACCGGGACACGCTCGTGGACCTACTCGACGCCGAGGGGCTCGACCTCCTCCCGGAGGTGGACGTGGACGACGCCGAACTCGAACGCGCGAGCGAACAGCAGAACCTCGTGGAGATCGTCGTCTCGCCGGGGTCGTCGCTCGTCGGTGAGACGCTGACCTCGGCGAACTTCCGACAGCGCTACGACGCGACGGTGCTGGCGCTTCGCCGCGGTCGCGAGCTGTTCCGCCAGCGGATGGACCGCGTCGGCCTGAAGGTCGGCGACACCCTCCTCGTCCAGGCGACGGCCGACAGCATCGACCGCCTCAACGTCAACAACGACTTCATCGTCGCACAGGAGGTCGAACGGCCCGATTACCGCCGGTCGAAGATCCCCGTCGCCGTCGGCATCGTCGCCGCCGTCGTCGCCGTCGCCGCCCTGACGCCCATCCACATCGTCGTCTCGGCGCTCGCCGGTGCGGTGGCGATGATCCTCACCGGCTGTCTCCGCCCGCCGGAACTGTACGACGCCGTCCAGTGGGACGTCATCTTCCTGCTCGCGGGGGTCATCCCGCTCGGCATCGCCCTGCAGGAGACCGGCGGTGCGGACTTACTCGCCGAGGCGTTCGTCCTGGCCGCCCCCGGCCTGCCCGCCATCGTCGTGCTGGGGCTGATGTACGTCGTCACCGCGCTGCTGACAAACGTCATCTCGAACAACGCCTCGGTGGTGCTGATGATCCCCGTCGCCGTCGAGGCCGCCCGGCAACTGGAGGCAAACGCCTTCGCGTTCGTCCTCGCGGTGACGTTCGCGGCCTCGACGGCATTCATGACCCCCGTCGGCTATCAGACCAACTTATTGGTCTACGGTCCCGGCGGCTACCGGTTCACCGACTACGTGAAGGTCGGCGCGCCGCTACAGGCCGTCTTCGCCGTCGTGACGACGCTCGGCATCGCCTTCTTCTGGGGCCTCGCTCCCGCGTGA
- a CDS encoding DEAD/DEAH box helicase, whose translation MSQQAAQVDTLFLHEHGEDVRVVANRDGGRLFHGVLELKETDAGPRPRRLRIRDGTSEDLRSPDQFVELARRAARIRISEQTSPNARDRIREMLDGYQLDAKVVRTCRYCSNAGRYSPITSETAIEADGETICPSCAREELDRELAFQGDITGDARARLEDLLLEVQDLERITNLLSGQLDPDLTKFDEISATTEDVEPVAVNSLGLHPGIQQHLEGRFETLLPVQSLAVEHGATDGADQLVVSATATGKTLIGEMAGLDRVLNGKGTMLFLVPLVALANQKYESFQERYGDMVDVSLRVGASRIADEGGRFDPDADVIVGTYEGIDHALRTGKDLGNIGTVVIDEVHTLGEDERGHRLDGLISRLKYYCERGTTEASRDKRAGNASEHSGDTQWIYLSATVGNPGQLAKKLRANLVEFEERPVPIERHLTFADGREKIDTENKLVKRAFDTKSSKGYRGQTIIFTNSRRRCHQISRKLNYSSAPYHAGLDNRKRQQVERQFADQELAAVVTTAALAAGVDFPASQVIFDSLAMGIEWLTVQEFSQMLGRAGRPDYHDKGTVYLLVEPDCSYHNSMEMTEDEVAFKLLKGEMEPVITRYDEGAAVEETLANVTVAGKQAKRLNDRMIGELPTKHALGKLLEYDFIDGLSPTPLGRAVTRHFLAPDESFQLLDGIRKGLDPYDIVAEMELREEQ comes from the coding sequence GTGTCTCAGCAGGCCGCACAGGTGGATACGCTGTTCCTCCACGAACACGGCGAGGACGTGCGGGTAGTCGCCAACCGCGATGGCGGGCGACTCTTTCACGGCGTCCTCGAACTGAAGGAGACCGATGCGGGGCCGCGGCCCCGCCGGCTCCGCATCAGGGACGGGACCAGCGAGGACCTCCGATCGCCCGACCAGTTCGTCGAACTCGCCCGCCGAGCGGCCCGCATCCGCATCTCCGAGCAGACCTCGCCCAACGCCCGCGACCGCATCCGCGAGATGCTCGACGGCTACCAACTCGACGCGAAGGTCGTCCGGACCTGTCGGTACTGTTCGAACGCGGGGCGCTATTCGCCGATCACGAGCGAGACGGCCATCGAGGCCGACGGGGAGACCATCTGCCCGTCCTGCGCCCGCGAGGAACTGGACCGCGAACTCGCCTTCCAGGGCGACATCACCGGCGACGCCCGCGCGCGCCTCGAAGACCTCCTGCTCGAAGTGCAGGACCTAGAGCGCATCACGAACCTGCTGTCGGGGCAACTCGACCCCGACCTGACGAAATTCGACGAGATCTCGGCGACGACGGAGGACGTAGAGCCCGTCGCCGTCAATTCGCTGGGGCTGCACCCGGGCATCCAGCAACACCTCGAAGGCCGCTTCGAGACGCTGTTGCCGGTCCAGAGCCTCGCGGTGGAACACGGCGCGACCGACGGCGCGGACCAGCTGGTCGTCTCCGCGACGGCGACGGGGAAGACCCTCATCGGCGAGATGGCAGGGCTGGACCGCGTCTTGAACGGCAAGGGGACGATGCTGTTTCTCGTCCCGCTGGTGGCGCTGGCCAACCAGAAGTACGAGTCGTTCCAGGAGCGCTACGGCGACATGGTCGACGTCTCCCTGCGGGTCGGCGCGAGTCGCATCGCCGACGAAGGGGGTCGCTTCGACCCCGACGCCGACGTCATCGTCGGCACCTACGAGGGGATCGATCACGCGCTGCGGACGGGCAAGGACCTGGGCAATATCGGCACCGTCGTCATCGACGAGGTGCACACGCTCGGCGAGGACGAGCGCGGCCACCGACTCGACGGCCTCATCTCCCGGCTGAAGTACTACTGCGAGCGCGGGACGACGGAGGCGTCCCGGGACAAGCGAGCGGGCAACGCCAGCGAGCACAGCGGCGACACGCAGTGGATCTACCTCTCGGCGACGGTCGGCAACCCCGGCCAACTCGCGAAGAAGCTCCGGGCGAATCTAGTCGAGTTCGAGGAGCGACCGGTCCCCATCGAGCGCCACCTCACCTTCGCCGACGGCCGCGAGAAGATCGACACCGAGAACAAGCTGGTCAAGCGCGCGTTCGACACGAAATCGAGCAAGGGGTACCGCGGCCAGACCATCATCTTCACCAACTCCCGGCGGCGCTGTCACCAGATCTCCCGCAAACTCAACTACAGCTCCGCGCCGTATCACGCCGGACTGGACAACCGCAAGCGCCAGCAGGTCGAACGGCAGTTCGCCGACCAAGAGCTGGCGGCCGTCGTCACGACCGCGGCGCTGGCGGCCGGCGTGGACTTCCCCGCCTCGCAGGTCATCTTCGACTCGCTGGCGATGGGCATCGAGTGGCTCACCGTCCAGGAGTTCAGCCAGATGCTCGGCCGGGCGGGGCGGCCGGACTACCACGACAAGGGGACGGTGTACCTCCTCGTCGAACCCGACTGCTCGTATCACAACAGCATGGAGATGACCGAGGACGAGGTGGCGTTCAAACTCCTCAAGGGGGAGATGGAACCGGTCATCACCCGCTACGACGAGGGCGCGGCCGTCGAGGAGACGCTGGCGAACGTCACCGTCGCCGGCAAGCAGGCCAAGCGGCTCAACGACCGGATGATCGGCGAACTGCCGACCAAACACGCGCTCGGGAAACTGCTGGAGTACGACTTCATCGACGGCCTCTCGCCGACGCCGCTCGGGCGAGCCGTCACGCGGCACTTCCTCGCGCCCGACGAGTCCTTCCAGTTGCTCGACGGCATCCGCAAGGGACTGGACCCCTACGACATCGTCGCCGAGATGGAACTGCGCGAGGAGCAGTAG
- a CDS encoding complex I subunit 5 family protein, which yields MPPHIVVAPMLVALGTILAVLGLRSARAAQRAVSVLGGAVYAAVVGLLTWRVMLSPAEPTPLVYQIGGWPAPFGITLVADALAVFMLVIAAVVTLSAVAFSVRFIDEQNQRVFYHPLFHCLLLGVTGAFLTGDLFNLFVWFEVMLMASYVFVAFYGEAPHTAAAFRYLVLNVIGSAVMLLAIGGLYATTGTLNMADMSRRLAAPAAYGVDVAPVVGLSALLFVTFALKAGLVPFQFWVPAAYRSAPLPIAAMLAGVTKKVGVYAVVRLYFVVFAGASLPTEFGPISGNSPLAFLAPVLFAMGAASIVVGGFGAIGQSRLDGVFAYSSVGQVGFIVLPVSFAAAAQSASFRRLALAAALVYALHHALTKSLLFLSTAAVRGAAGTTNISRLGGLAAFSPALGGVFLIGCVSIIGVPPLTGFFGKFLVFETAAARYAAAPGLVPATAIATLLAGALFTLLYASRAWVRGFWGEQTEAVATATLDRGQLSILAALALVVLAVGVGFDPVYEFAEAAAEAALDRSAYVDAVAPRGGGGQ from the coding sequence GTGCCCCCCCACATCGTCGTCGCGCCGATGCTCGTCGCGCTCGGGACTATCCTCGCCGTGCTGGGACTGCGGAGCGCGCGGGCGGCACAGCGAGCGGTGAGCGTCCTCGGCGGCGCGGTCTACGCCGCCGTCGTCGGCCTCCTGACGTGGCGGGTGATGCTGTCGCCGGCCGAGCCGACGCCGCTGGTCTACCAGATCGGCGGCTGGCCGGCCCCCTTCGGCATCACGCTCGTCGCCGACGCGCTCGCGGTCTTCATGCTCGTCATCGCCGCGGTCGTGACGCTCTCGGCCGTCGCGTTCTCGGTGCGGTTCATCGACGAGCAGAACCAGCGGGTGTTCTATCACCCGCTCTTTCACTGCCTGCTGCTGGGCGTCACCGGGGCCTTCCTCACCGGCGACCTGTTCAACCTCTTCGTCTGGTTCGAGGTGATGCTGATGGCCAGCTACGTCTTCGTCGCCTTCTACGGTGAGGCTCCCCACACCGCCGCCGCGTTCCGCTACCTCGTCCTGAACGTCATCGGGAGCGCCGTGATGTTGCTCGCCATCGGCGGGCTCTACGCCACGACGGGGACGCTCAACATGGCCGACATGTCCCGGCGACTGGCCGCGCCGGCGGCCTACGGCGTCGACGTGGCCCCCGTGGTCGGGCTCTCGGCGCTGCTGTTCGTGACGTTCGCGCTCAAGGCCGGGCTCGTCCCCTTCCAGTTCTGGGTCCCGGCGGCCTACCGGTCGGCCCCGCTCCCCATCGCGGCGATGCTGGCCGGCGTGACCAAGAAGGTCGGCGTCTACGCCGTCGTCCGGCTCTACTTCGTCGTCTTCGCCGGGGCGTCGCTGCCGACGGAGTTCGGCCCCATCAGCGGGAACTCGCCGCTGGCCTTCCTCGCCCCGGTCCTGTTCGCGATGGGGGCGGCGAGCATCGTCGTCGGCGGTTTCGGCGCGATCGGGCAGAGCCGCCTCGACGGCGTCTTCGCGTACTCCAGCGTCGGACAGGTCGGGTTCATCGTCCTGCCGGTGTCGTTCGCCGCGGCGGCCCAGTCCGCCTCGTTCCGCCGGCTCGCGCTCGCCGCGGCGCTTGTCTACGCGCTCCACCACGCGCTGACGAAGTCGCTGCTGTTCCTCTCGACGGCGGCGGTCCGCGGGGCCGCCGGGACGACGAACATCTCTCGACTCGGCGGGCTGGCCGCGTTCTCGCCCGCGCTGGGCGGGGTCTTCCTGATCGGCTGCGTCTCCATCATCGGCGTGCCGCCGCTGACCGGCTTCTTCGGGAAGTTCCTCGTCTTCGAGACGGCGGCCGCGCGCTACGCCGCGGCACCCGGGTTAGTCCCCGCTACCGCCATCGCCACGCTGCTCGCGGGCGCGCTGTTCACGCTCCTGTACGCCTCCCGCGCGTGGGTCAGGGGCTTCTGGGGCGAGCAGACGGAGGCGGTCGCGACCGCGACCCTCGACCGCGGCCAGCTCTCGATACTGGCGGCGCTGGCGCTGGTCGTCCTCGCCGTCGGCGTGGGCTTCGACCCGGTCTACGAGTTCGCCGAGGCCGCCGCGGAGGCGGCGCTGGACCGCAGCGCGTACGTCGACGCCGTCGCCCCCCGCGGAGGTGGCGGCCAGTGA
- a CDS encoding MnhB domain-containing protein, which yields MTTTITRTTIRVVVPIVLVVAILLLLQGHKLPGGGFIGGVLTTAALVLVYVAYGLDYVEMEVLDREVESGGGIFERRIVTAYRRLFSLGLGLAVVSGVAGLLFGEPFLSQSFVVFHGVPIYHEVELASALLFDLGIYGVVVGGLLTIVSVVGAE from the coding sequence GTGACGACGACCATCACCAGGACGACCATCAGGGTCGTCGTCCCCATCGTCCTCGTCGTCGCGATCCTGCTGCTCCTGCAGGGCCACAAGCTACCGGGCGGCGGGTTCATCGGCGGCGTCCTGACGACGGCGGCGCTCGTCCTCGTCTACGTCGCGTACGGACTGGACTACGTGGAGATGGAGGTCCTCGACCGGGAGGTCGAGTCGGGCGGGGGCATCTTCGAGCGCCGCATCGTCACCGCCTACCGGCGGCTGTTCTCCCTCGGGCTCGGGCTGGCCGTGGTCAGCGGCGTCGCGGGGCTGCTGTTCGGCGAGCCGTTCCTCTCGCAGTCGTTCGTCGTCTTCCACGGCGTGCCGATCTATCACGAGGTCGAACTGGCGAGCGCGCTCCTGTTCGACCTCGGCATCTACGGCGTCGTCGTCGGCGGCCTGCTGACCATCGTCTCGGTGGTGGGAGCCGAATGA
- a CDS encoding site-2 protease family protein yields MRRFRIGSAFGIPIQLDLTFLLVLPLFAWIIGTEIGNTVELLNDTLGAGLDPAVLVDGNLVWVLGVLAAVGLFTGVVLHELGHSLVAIRYGYPIDSITLWLFGGIAQLTEMPEDWKQELAIAVAGPAVSVALGVLSYVAFAVLPGTQSAAIEGARFVFAYLALMNVALAVFNMLPGFPMDGGRVLRALLARTRSYARATQIAAEVGKIFAVGLGLFGLFVANNLLLAGLAFFIYIGAQGESRQMTMRAAFEGVTVRDVMTPADRVTAVTPKQSVTELIRTMFEERHTGYPVEKDGEIVGLVTLEDARAVREVERDAYTVGDVMTTDLVTTGPETDVMDALSQLQGNSVGRLIVTDEDGEFLGLLTRTDIMTALSIIKSSDAYGVADDADSQTLRTES; encoded by the coding sequence ATGCGTCGGTTTCGAATCGGGAGCGCCTTCGGCATCCCCATTCAGCTCGATTTGACCTTTCTGTTAGTCTTGCCGCTGTTCGCGTGGATTATCGGCACGGAGATAGGGAATACGGTCGAACTGCTGAACGACACGCTCGGGGCGGGACTCGACCCCGCCGTGTTGGTCGACGGAAACCTCGTGTGGGTGCTCGGCGTCCTCGCCGCCGTCGGCCTCTTCACCGGCGTCGTGCTCCACGAACTGGGCCACTCGCTCGTCGCCATTCGGTACGGCTACCCCATCGACTCGATCACGCTGTGGCTCTTCGGCGGCATCGCGCAGCTGACGGAGATGCCCGAAGACTGGAAGCAGGAGCTGGCGATCGCCGTCGCCGGCCCCGCCGTCAGCGTCGCTCTCGGCGTGCTCTCCTACGTCGCGTTCGCCGTGCTCCCCGGAACGCAATCGGCGGCTATCGAGGGCGCGCGTTTCGTCTTCGCCTACCTGGCGCTGATGAACGTCGCGCTGGCGGTGTTCAACATGCTCCCGGGGTTCCCGATGGACGGCGGGCGCGTCCTGCGGGCGCTGCTCGCTCGCACCCGCTCGTACGCCCGCGCGACCCAGATCGCCGCCGAGGTCGGGAAGATATTCGCCGTCGGACTCGGCCTGTTCGGCCTGTTCGTCGCCAACAACCTCCTGCTGGCCGGCCTCGCCTTCTTCATCTACATCGGCGCACAGGGCGAGTCCCGCCAGATGACGATGCGGGCCGCCTTCGAGGGCGTCACCGTCAGGGACGTGATGACGCCCGCCGACCGCGTCACCGCGGTCACGCCGAAACAGTCCGTCACCGAGCTCATCCGGACGATGTTCGAGGAGCGCCACACCGGCTATCCCGTCGAGAAGGACGGCGAGATCGTCGGCCTCGTGACCTTAGAGGACGCCCGCGCGGTCCGGGAGGTCGAGCGCGACGCCTACACCGTCGGCGACGTGATGACGACCGACCTGGTCACGACCGGTCCCGAGACGGACGTGATGGACGCGCTGAGCCAACTCCAGGGCAACTCCGTGGGCCGGCTCATCGTCACCGACGAGGACGGCGAGTTCCTCGGCCTGCTCACTCGCACGGACATCATGACCGCCCTCTCCATCATCAAATCAAGCGACGCGTACGGGGTCGCCGACGACGCCGACTCACAGACGCTCCGGACGGAGTCCTGA
- the mbhE gene encoding hydrogen gas-evolving membrane-bound hydrogenase subunit E, translating into MAPDFSVVAAAVALPFLAALTAPPLYRALGDRTGYVGALVAASSFALVSTQLGAEGVVAVPWIPSLGVAVRFAVDGWALLFALLASGVGVVVFTYSATYMHGGENLGRYYGVLLAFMGSILGVAFAADMVVLFLCWELTSVCSFLLIGHETTSDDSRYAARMAMVVTVGSGLCLLAGLLLLAVAAGGPLGGTTFDLAAILANGEAVRAALRESGLFLPVLGLLAIAAGAKSAQVPLHFWLPNAMVAPTPVSAFLHSATMVKVGVYFVGRVRPLFLGPEWTALFATLGLATMLVGATLAVVASDSKELLAYSTASHLGLLVAAFGFGSYYGPQAGSFHLLNHGLFKAALFLVAGIVVHEAGTRNLNRLGGLWRELPVTAAITVVGTLSMAGLPPFNGFYSKELLFKAAYETAVTAGGLAWVYPTVAVLASALTVVYSLRFLWIFLGDRPSELEVAGRPSTGLLAPAGALALVAAVVGLVPQAAVDVAVQAAADATATEVHAIHAVIPTHLSGPVAMSLTTFALGFAAFPARDRLQTGVDRVISAGTPLWPNRWYDRLVDGATTTSIRLDAVVHGGALRTYVLWALGSASALALVGFVAADVAVRPTPELGVPLAVALVLAVALVAGGAILTAPSHVAGVLTLSILGFMIAIFYVLASAPDLALTQLIVETLVLLIFLLVLDRVPAFYHDVDARVALTDGAISLAVGAAAFVSVLVAGRGANEAPTAIAEYYVSQAVPRAGGTNVVNVVLVDYRGFDTLGESFVIAIAAIAVMVLLTMRNRGETE; encoded by the coding sequence ATGGCCCCCGATTTTTCCGTCGTAGCCGCTGCCGTGGCACTCCCGTTCCTCGCCGCGCTGACAGCGCCGCCGCTCTACCGGGCGCTCGGCGACCGGACCGGGTACGTCGGCGCGCTCGTCGCGGCGTCGTCGTTCGCGCTCGTGAGCACGCAACTCGGCGCGGAGGGCGTCGTCGCCGTCCCCTGGATCCCGTCGCTCGGCGTCGCGGTCCGCTTCGCCGTCGACGGGTGGGCGCTGCTGTTCGCGCTGCTGGCCAGCGGCGTCGGCGTCGTCGTGTTCACCTACTCGGCGACGTACATGCACGGCGGGGAGAACCTCGGGCGGTACTACGGCGTGTTGCTGGCGTTCATGGGGTCGATACTCGGCGTCGCGTTCGCGGCGGACATGGTCGTCCTCTTCCTCTGTTGGGAGCTGACGAGCGTCTGTTCGTTCCTGCTCATCGGCCACGAGACGACCAGCGACGACTCGCGCTACGCCGCCCGGATGGCGATGGTCGTCACCGTCGGCAGCGGGCTCTGCCTGCTGGCCGGCCTCTTGTTGCTCGCGGTGGCCGCCGGCGGCCCGCTCGGCGGCACCACGTTCGACCTCGCGGCGATACTCGCGAACGGCGAGGCGGTCCGGGCGGCGCTGCGCGAGTCGGGGCTGTTCCTCCCGGTGTTGGGCTTGCTGGCTATCGCGGCCGGCGCGAAGTCCGCGCAGGTGCCGCTTCACTTCTGGCTGCCCAACGCGATGGTCGCGCCGACGCCGGTGTCGGCGTTCCTGCACTCGGCGACGATGGTGAAGGTGGGCGTCTACTTCGTCGGCCGCGTCCGGCCGCTGTTCCTCGGGCCCGAGTGGACGGCGCTGTTCGCGACGCTGGGACTGGCGACGATGCTCGTCGGCGCGACGCTGGCGGTGGTCGCGAGCGACAGCAAGGAACTGCTGGCGTACTCGACGGCGAGTCACCTCGGCCTGCTGGTCGCCGCCTTCGGCTTCGGGTCGTACTACGGCCCGCAGGCGGGGAGCTTCCACCTCCTGAACCACGGGCTGTTCAAGGCGGCGCTGTTCCTGGTGGCCGGCATCGTCGTCCACGAGGCCGGCACGCGCAACCTCAACCGCCTCGGAGGGCTCTGGCGGGAGCTCCCGGTGACGGCGGCAATAACGGTCGTCGGGACGCTCTCGATGGCCGGTCTCCCGCCGTTCAACGGCTTCTACTCGAAGGAGCTGCTGTTCAAGGCGGCCTACGAGACGGCGGTCACGGCCGGCGGGCTCGCGTGGGTCTACCCGACGGTCGCCGTCCTCGCGAGCGCGCTCACCGTCGTCTACTCGCTGCGGTTCCTCTGGATATTCCTCGGGGATCGGCCCTCGGAGCTGGAAGTCGCGGGCCGCCCCTCCACTGGACTGCTCGCACCGGCCGGAGCGCTGGCGCTGGTCGCGGCGGTCGTCGGACTCGTCCCGCAAGCGGCCGTCGACGTCGCCGTCCAGGCGGCCGCCGACGCAACGGCGACCGAGGTACACGCGATCCACGCCGTCATCCCGACCCACCTCTCGGGACCGGTCGCGATGTCCCTGACGACGTTCGCACTCGGATTCGCCGCGTTCCCGGCCCGCGACCGCCTCCAAACGGGCGTCGACCGCGTCATCAGCGCCGGGACGCCGCTGTGGCCCAATCGGTGGTACGACCGGCTGGTCGACGGGGCCACGACCACCAGCATCCGCCTCGACGCCGTCGTCCACGGCGGGGCGCTGCGGACCTACGTCCTCTGGGCGCTCGGGTCGGCCAGCGCGCTCGCGCTCGTCGGGTTCGTCGCCGCCGACGTCGCCGTCCGGCCGACCCCGGAACTCGGCGTCCCCCTCGCGGTGGCGCTCGTCCTCGCGGTGGCGCTCGTGGCCGGTGGCGCGATCCTGACGGCCCCCTCGCACGTCGCCGGCGTGCTCACGCTATCGATTCTGGGGTTCATGATCGCCATCTTCTACGTCCTCGCCAGCGCGCCGGACCTGGCGCTGACCCAGCTCATCGTCGAGACGCTCGTCCTGCTGATATTCCTCCTCGTGCTCGACCGGGTGCCGGCGTTCTACCACGACGTAGACGCCAGGGTCGCCCTCACCGACGGGGCGATCTCGCTCGCGGTCGGCGCGGCGGCGTTCGTCTCGGTGCTGGTCGCGGGCCGCGGCGCGAACGAGGCCCCGACGGCCATCGCCGAGTACTACGTCTCGCAGGCGGTCCCGAGGGCCGGCGGGACGAACGTCGTCAACGTCGTGCTCGTCGACTACCGCGGGTTCGACACGCTCGGCGAGAGCTTCGTCATCGCCATCGCCGCCATCGCGGTGATGGTGCTGCTGACGATGCGCAACCGGGGTGAGACGGAGTGA